A window from Halarchaeum grantii encodes these proteins:
- a CDS encoding helix-turn-helix transcriptional regulator — MHDLTGFQRDLLFVTAGLEEPNGLDIKDELEEYYGTAINHGRLYPNLDTLVEKGLVDKRKQDERTNAYSLTGRGRREVLDRESWEHQYIEELVEEEAERAR; from the coding sequence ATGCACGACCTCACCGGGTTCCAGCGCGACCTCCTCTTCGTGACGGCCGGTCTCGAGGAACCGAACGGGCTCGACATCAAGGACGAGCTCGAGGAGTACTACGGGACCGCCATCAACCACGGGCGCCTCTACCCCAACCTCGACACCCTCGTCGAGAAGGGTCTCGTCGACAAGCGAAAGCAGGACGAGCGCACGAACGCCTACTCGCTGACGGGACGCGGCCGCCGGGAGGTCCTCGACCGGGAGAGCTGGGAGCACCAGTACATCGAGGAGCTCGTCGAGGAGGAAGCCGAGCGCGCCCGCTAG
- a CDS encoding Na+/H+ antiporter NhaC family protein codes for MPSLNVDPRRYEEFDPERRPSLRWALVPVLALVVFLGVGSGYLGLSPHAPLLWTIVLTGLVGYAVLGFSWEELYEGVASSLLMGLQAILIIFVVYAVISTWIAAGTIPAIMYYGLGLLTPEVFLPITALFAGVVAFAIGSSWTTVGTLGVAFIGIGHGLGIPSAMTAGAIVSGAYAGDKQSPLSDTTNLAAAVTNTDLYDHIERMRVGTAVAFGLAVVAYAVLGLRAGGAIPAGQLEAIRGALASTYDLSVLAFLPLVVTFALALRGYPALPTLVAGVFAGVLTTVGLQGVGFVDAWGVFLSGTAPETGMELVNGLLVSGGLSGSAWTITVVVLALTLGGVLEATGVLAVLAHHLTKLVWSAGSLVVGTEAAAITVNALSAQQYMSIVVPGMTLRNAYDDFELDSSNLSRAIEAAGTPTGVFFPWHAGAVFMAGALNFETSWAFAPYYFFGMLSPLVLLAMAVVGYDFVPKTDAATTSAD; via the coding sequence ATGCCCTCGCTGAACGTCGACCCGCGTCGCTACGAGGAGTTCGACCCCGAGCGTCGGCCGAGCCTCCGGTGGGCGCTCGTCCCCGTCCTCGCGCTCGTCGTCTTCCTCGGCGTCGGGTCGGGCTACCTCGGCCTCTCGCCGCACGCACCGCTCCTCTGGACCATCGTCCTCACCGGCCTCGTGGGGTACGCCGTCCTCGGCTTCTCGTGGGAGGAGCTCTACGAGGGCGTCGCCAGCAGCCTCCTCATGGGCCTGCAGGCCATCCTCATCATCTTCGTCGTCTACGCCGTCATCTCCACGTGGATCGCGGCGGGGACGATTCCCGCGATCATGTACTACGGCCTCGGCCTCCTCACCCCCGAGGTCTTCCTCCCGATTACCGCGCTCTTCGCGGGCGTCGTCGCGTTCGCCATCGGCTCCTCGTGGACCACGGTGGGGACGCTCGGCGTCGCGTTCATCGGCATCGGCCACGGCCTCGGCATCCCGTCCGCCATGACCGCCGGCGCCATCGTCTCGGGCGCGTACGCCGGCGACAAGCAGAGCCCGCTCTCCGACACCACCAACCTCGCCGCCGCCGTCACCAACACCGACCTCTACGACCACATCGAGCGGATGCGCGTCGGCACCGCCGTCGCCTTCGGCCTCGCCGTCGTCGCCTACGCCGTCCTCGGCCTCCGCGCCGGCGGCGCCATCCCCGCCGGCCAGCTCGAAGCCATCCGTGGCGCGCTCGCGTCCACGTACGACCTCTCCGTCCTCGCGTTCCTCCCGCTCGTCGTCACGTTCGCGCTCGCGCTTCGCGGCTACCCCGCGCTCCCCACGCTCGTCGCCGGCGTCTTCGCCGGCGTCCTCACCACCGTCGGCCTCCAGGGCGTCGGCTTCGTCGACGCGTGGGGCGTCTTCCTCAGCGGCACCGCCCCCGAGACCGGCATGGAGCTCGTGAACGGCCTGCTCGTCTCCGGCGGCCTCTCCGGGAGCGCGTGGACCATCACCGTCGTCGTCCTCGCGCTCACCCTCGGCGGCGTCCTCGAAGCCACCGGCGTCCTCGCCGTCCTCGCGCACCACCTGACGAAACTCGTCTGGAGCGCCGGCAGCCTCGTCGTCGGCACCGAAGCCGCCGCCATCACCGTCAACGCCCTCAGCGCCCAGCAGTACATGAGCATCGTCGTCCCCGGAATGACCCTCCGGAACGCCTACGACGACTTCGAGTTGGACTCCTCGAACCTCTCGCGCGCCATCGAAGCCGCCGGCACCCCCACCGGCGTCTTCTTCCCGTGGCACGCCGGCGCCGTCTTCATGGCGGGCGCGCTCAACTTCGAGACCTCGTGGGCGTTCGCTCCCTACTACTTCTTCGGGATGCTCAGCCCCCTCGTCCTCCTCGCGATGGCCGTCGTCGGCTACGACTTCGTCCCCAAGACCGACGCGGCCACCACGAGCGCCGACTAG
- a CDS encoding NAD-dependent epimerase/dehydratase family protein: MDLTDRTVVVTGVAGLVGSHLAARLRGENRVVGVDDLSKGSREAVPDGVEFVEADLLDEDAVADAIPEDTDIVFHFAAYTDTNFDDDRTLFEENQEMTYNVLERMEAVGASKIAFTSSSTVYGEAPMPTPEDYAPLEPISIYGASKLADEGLLSVYGHSYDFRVWTFRFANIVGPRQRGTVIPDFIEKLLDDPETLEILGDGRQQKSYMHVEECVEAIEYVVENADADVNTYNLGTKTTTSVNRIADVVADVLDVDPAYEYTGGSRGWTGDVPKMRLSIEKLDALGWRPSQSSDEAVRKATEQLAAEIRGERDADR; encoded by the coding sequence ATGGACCTGACAGACAGGACAGTGGTCGTCACGGGCGTGGCCGGCCTCGTCGGTTCACACCTCGCGGCGCGCCTCCGCGGGGAGAACCGCGTCGTCGGCGTCGACGACCTCTCGAAGGGGTCGCGCGAGGCCGTTCCCGACGGCGTCGAGTTCGTCGAGGCGGACCTGCTGGACGAGGACGCCGTCGCGGACGCCATCCCCGAGGACACCGATATCGTCTTCCACTTCGCGGCGTACACGGACACGAACTTCGACGACGACCGCACGCTTTTCGAGGAGAACCAGGAGATGACGTACAACGTCCTCGAACGCATGGAGGCGGTCGGCGCCTCGAAGATCGCGTTCACGTCCTCCTCGACGGTGTACGGTGAGGCGCCGATGCCGACGCCGGAGGACTACGCGCCCCTCGAACCCATCAGCATCTACGGCGCGAGCAAACTCGCCGACGAGGGCCTGCTCTCCGTCTACGGGCACTCCTACGACTTCCGGGTGTGGACGTTCCGGTTCGCGAACATCGTCGGGCCGCGCCAGCGCGGCACCGTCATCCCGGACTTCATCGAGAAACTCCTCGACGACCCGGAGACGCTCGAAATCCTCGGCGACGGCCGCCAGCAGAAGTCCTACATGCACGTCGAGGAGTGCGTCGAGGCCATCGAGTACGTCGTCGAGAACGCCGACGCGGACGTGAACACGTACAACCTCGGGACGAAGACGACGACGTCCGTGAACCGCATCGCGGACGTCGTCGCGGACGTCCTCGACGTCGACCCGGCGTACGAGTACACGGGCGGGTCGCGCGGCTGGACGGGCGACGTGCCGAAGATGCGTCTCAGCATCGAGAAACTCGACGCGCTCGGCTGGCGTCCGAGCCAGTCGAGCGACGAAGCCGTCCGAAAGGCGACCGAACAGCTCGCGGCGGAGATTCGAGGGGAACGCGACGCCGACCGCTAG
- a CDS encoding aldo/keto reductase, giving the protein MEEVPLGTTGETVSPLCLGTMYFGSRTDPETSRALLDTYYEAGGRFLDTANIYATWVEGYDEPESEPLLGEWMTERDNRDDIFLATKVGFEYGDVPKSLDPDVIEREVEKSLDRLDTDYIDLLYAHVDDRDTPLAETMAAFDRLVESGKVRHIGASNYYGWRLARANTIAEERGLTPFSCVQPRFSYLTPHRNSDFERQRPATDESVTYCDDNDLTMLPYSPLLGGCYGRADKRIPERYVTTENRLKMDAVADVAERHDVSGNQVVLAWLTQRDPPTVPVVGCSTVEQLEENLAALDVDLDERDFERLDGIETLGGLH; this is encoded by the coding sequence ATGGAGGAAGTCCCCCTCGGAACGACCGGCGAGACCGTGAGCCCGCTCTGCCTCGGGACCATGTACTTCGGGAGCCGGACCGACCCGGAGACGTCGCGCGCGCTCCTCGACACCTACTACGAGGCCGGCGGGCGGTTCCTCGACACCGCCAACATCTACGCGACGTGGGTCGAGGGCTACGACGAGCCGGAGAGCGAACCCCTGCTCGGCGAGTGGATGACCGAGCGCGACAACCGCGACGACATCTTCCTCGCGACGAAGGTCGGCTTCGAGTACGGCGACGTCCCGAAGTCACTCGACCCGGACGTCATCGAGCGCGAGGTCGAGAAGAGCCTCGACCGACTCGACACCGACTACATCGACCTCCTGTACGCGCACGTCGACGACCGCGACACGCCGCTCGCGGAGACGATGGCGGCCTTCGACCGACTCGTCGAGTCCGGGAAAGTACGACACATCGGCGCGAGCAACTACTACGGGTGGCGGCTCGCGCGCGCCAACACCATCGCCGAGGAGCGCGGACTGACGCCGTTCAGTTGCGTCCAGCCCCGCTTCTCCTACCTCACTCCGCACCGCAACTCCGACTTCGAGCGCCAGCGTCCCGCGACCGACGAATCCGTCACCTACTGCGACGACAACGACCTCACGATGCTGCCCTACTCGCCGCTCCTCGGGGGGTGTTACGGCCGGGCGGACAAGCGCATCCCGGAGCGCTACGTCACCACCGAGAACCGCCTGAAGATGGACGCCGTCGCGGACGTCGCCGAGCGACACGACGTCTCCGGCAACCAGGTCGTCCTCGCGTGGCTCACCCAGCGCGACCCGCCGACCGTGCCCGTCGTCGGCTGTAGCACCGTCGAGCAACTCGAGGAGAACCTCGCCGCCCTCGACGTCGACCTCGACGAACGCGACTTCGAGCGCCTCGACGGCATCGAGACGCTCGGCGGCCTCCACTAA
- a CDS encoding helix-turn-helix transcriptional regulator, with protein sequence MHDLTGFQRDLLYVVSGLAEPNGLEVKEELEEYYESEIHHGRLYPNLDTLVEKGLVEKGQLDERTNYYTVTRRGRRELRARREWENDYLRANDRIDLPRDEADG encoded by the coding sequence ATGCACGACCTCACCGGGTTCCAGCGCGACCTCCTCTACGTCGTCTCCGGCCTCGCGGAACCGAACGGTCTCGAAGTGAAAGAGGAGCTAGAGGAATACTACGAGTCCGAGATCCACCACGGGCGCCTCTACCCCAACCTCGACACCCTCGTCGAGAAGGGCCTCGTCGAGAAGGGCCAACTCGACGAGCGCACGAACTACTACACGGTCACCCGTCGCGGCCGCCGCGAACTCCGCGCGCGCCGCGAGTGGGAGAACGACTACCTCCGCGCGAACGACCGCATCGACCTCCCGCGAGACGAGGCAGACGGCTGA
- a CDS encoding sulfurtransferase TusA family protein codes for MPSIDDVIDSPDELDDEAAEDLYEAADLTQDMMGEVCPYPQVEAQKGLQEIESGDLLVQETDHVPCTENVPKAVGDDADASVWRSGDGVYRIYLRKN; via the coding sequence ATGCCATCCATCGACGACGTCATCGACTCCCCGGACGAACTGGACGACGAAGCAGCCGAAGACCTCTACGAGGCCGCCGACCTCACGCAGGACATGATGGGCGAGGTCTGCCCGTACCCGCAGGTCGAGGCCCAGAAGGGCCTCCAGGAGATCGAGTCGGGCGACCTCCTCGTGCAGGAGACCGACCACGTCCCCTGCACGGAGAACGTCCCGAAGGCCGTCGGCGACGACGCCGACGCGAGCGTCTGGCGCAGCGGCGACGGCGTCTACCGCATCTACCTCCGCAAGAACTGA
- a CDS encoding Gfo/Idh/MocA family protein: MRFGVISTADIALKSFLPGVARTDHDVVAIASRDAERAAAVAADHGIPESYGSYAALLDADIEAVYNPLPNGLHAEWTTRAADAGLDVLCEKPLASDAAEARAVADHCADAGVTLMEAFMYRYHPRTERVRDLLAEMGDVVSAEATFGFPLYGAPEDVRLDPDLAGGSLMDVGCYPVHALRTYLGEPDAVTASTYDSRDCGVDTRLVGTFEYDDGVRATLRSWFDAPERQQYRIETTDGWIEVPDPAFNVPRDAPAELRYAVDGREVTESFDPVDQYAREVEHFADRVAAGETPATGGESAVANMRVIDALYEAAATGERVRP, from the coding sequence ATGCGCTTTGGTGTCATCAGCACGGCCGACATCGCCCTGAAATCCTTCCTCCCCGGCGTCGCGCGCACCGACCACGACGTCGTCGCCATCGCCTCGCGCGACGCCGAGCGCGCCGCCGCCGTCGCCGCGGACCACGGCATCCCGGAGTCCTACGGGAGCTACGCGGCGCTCCTCGATGCGGACATCGAGGCCGTCTACAACCCGCTCCCGAACGGCCTCCACGCCGAGTGGACGACGCGCGCCGCCGACGCCGGCCTCGACGTCCTCTGCGAGAAACCGCTCGCGAGCGACGCCGCCGAAGCCCGCGCCGTCGCCGACCACTGCGCGGACGCCGGCGTCACCCTCATGGAGGCGTTCATGTACCGCTATCACCCGCGAACCGAGCGCGTCCGCGACCTGCTCGCCGAGATGGGCGACGTCGTCTCCGCCGAGGCGACGTTCGGCTTCCCGCTCTACGGGGCGCCCGAGGACGTCCGCCTCGACCCCGACCTCGCGGGCGGGTCGCTCATGGACGTCGGCTGCTATCCCGTCCACGCGCTCCGGACGTATCTCGGCGAGCCCGACGCCGTCACCGCGAGCACGTACGACAGCCGCGACTGCGGCGTCGACACGCGCCTCGTCGGCACGTTCGAGTACGACGACGGCGTGCGCGCCACGCTCCGCTCGTGGTTCGACGCCCCCGAGCGCCAGCAGTACCGCATCGAGACGACCGACGGCTGGATCGAGGTCCCCGACCCCGCGTTCAACGTCCCGCGCGACGCGCCCGCCGAACTCCGCTACGCCGTCGACGGCCGCGAGGTCACCGAGTCCTTCGACCCCGTCGACCAGTACGCCCGCGAGGTCGAGCACTTCGCGGACCGCGTCGCGGCCGGCGAGACGCCCGCGACCGGTGGCGAGTCCGCGGTCGCGAACATGCGCGTCATCGACGCGCTCTACGAGGCCGCCGCCACCGGCGAGCGCGTCCGCCCCTGA
- a CDS encoding YeeE/YedE family protein — MVSQLAIAAVVGLGIGACLQKGRFCFVNAFRDLFAYKDTRVTKGVIAAVLVTMVFWGTAYQLGYYQGFWTPGWGLTGLVGGFVFGIGMTYAGGCASGTLYRAGEGYVQYWITLLFMGVGYVAFTAAFPTLQSTYFASLTFGEGVSLFEISPVPAGLLAIGVAAVATLVYATVLGREHADTAERATAASARPATIVGTPIVGLQRLAAGTRAYAAGVRDAWADPVAASKRPWDPRSAALGISVFALLWFTSVSIVGITGPEARWSGYLLSLVGVDAGSFTYWGSVLFRGAGVGLTVDMVMITFLVVGAGLAAYWSGDFSLRMPRKRRLPNAVLGGFAMGAGSRLAPGCNIGNIYSGLAELSVHSFIATIGIVAGVYVMTHWIYREVGCAI; from the coding sequence ATGGTTTCACAGCTAGCCATCGCGGCCGTCGTTGGCCTCGGAATCGGCGCCTGTCTCCAGAAGGGCCGGTTCTGCTTCGTCAACGCCTTCCGCGACCTCTTCGCGTACAAGGACACCCGCGTCACGAAGGGCGTCATCGCCGCCGTCCTCGTGACGATGGTGTTCTGGGGTACCGCCTATCAGCTCGGCTACTATCAGGGCTTCTGGACGCCCGGCTGGGGTCTCACCGGCCTCGTCGGCGGGTTCGTCTTCGGCATCGGCATGACGTACGCCGGGGGCTGCGCCTCCGGGACGCTCTACCGCGCCGGCGAGGGCTACGTCCAGTACTGGATCACCCTCCTGTTCATGGGCGTCGGCTACGTCGCGTTCACCGCCGCGTTCCCGACGCTCCAGTCCACGTACTTCGCCTCCCTGACGTTCGGCGAGGGCGTCTCGCTCTTCGAAATCTCCCCGGTGCCCGCCGGCCTCCTCGCCATCGGCGTCGCCGCCGTCGCCACGCTCGTCTACGCCACCGTCCTCGGCCGCGAGCACGCCGACACCGCCGAGCGCGCGACCGCCGCGTCCGCCCGCCCCGCGACCATCGTCGGGACGCCCATCGTCGGCCTCCAGCGACTCGCCGCCGGCACGCGCGCCTACGCCGCCGGCGTTCGGGACGCGTGGGCCGACCCGGTCGCCGCGAGCAAGCGCCCGTGGGACCCCCGGAGCGCCGCGCTCGGCATCTCCGTCTTCGCGCTCCTCTGGTTCACCTCCGTCTCCATCGTCGGCATCACCGGCCCCGAAGCCCGCTGGAGCGGCTACCTCCTCTCGCTCGTCGGCGTCGACGCCGGCTCGTTCACCTACTGGGGCTCGGTCCTCTTCCGCGGCGCCGGCGTCGGCCTCACCGTCGACATGGTGATGATCACGTTCCTCGTCGTCGGCGCCGGCCTCGCCGCCTACTGGAGCGGGGACTTCTCCCTCCGGATGCCGCGCAAGCGCCGCCTCCCCAACGCCGTCCTCGGCGGCTTCGCCATGGGCGCCGGCTCCCGCCTCGCGCCCGGCTGCAACATCGGGAACATCTACTCCGGGCTCGCCGAGCTCTCCGTCCACTCGTTCATCGCGACCATCGGTATCGTCGCCGGCGTCTACGTGATGACGCACTGGATCTACCGCGAAGTCGGCTGCGCCATCTAA
- a CDS encoding rhodanese-like domain-containing protein produces the protein MAPELHPDDVESRLDDEDFTLVDIRDPEAYEQGHVPGAENLTLEELEQIVEEREWNDTVAFLCYVGKSSQQAARFVERYGDADDVYSVAGGIDAWDGPVATEE, from the coding sequence ATGGCACCCGAACTCCACCCCGACGACGTCGAATCGCGACTCGACGACGAGGACTTCACGCTCGTGGACATCCGCGACCCCGAGGCCTACGAGCAGGGCCACGTCCCCGGCGCGGAGAACCTCACGCTCGAGGAGCTCGAGCAAATCGTCGAGGAGCGCGAGTGGAACGACACCGTCGCCTTCCTCTGCTACGTCGGGAAGTCCTCGCAGCAGGCCGCGCGCTTCGTCGAGCGCTACGGCGACGCCGACGACGTGTACAGCGTCGCCGGCGGCATCGACGCGTGGGACGGCCCCGTCGCGACGGAAGAGTAG
- a CDS encoding RAD55 family ATPase, translating into MAEPYDVGDILPVDAVPAGTNLMIGGPPMTGKLSLALSLVESGCRREEGALVVSTRDGANRLLSRSEPLANAVSEGRAGVVDCVTRERGEDVRDSQWVRYASSPGDVTEIGIRMAGVFQALDEHDVERVRSGLVSIPTMLMYTEPRRVFRFLHVYTGRVQSAGMLGVSLTELGDQETFERFAPLFDGMVQTRLNDADERELRVVGVESSPTAWVPY; encoded by the coding sequence ATGGCGGAACCCTACGACGTCGGCGATATCCTCCCGGTGGACGCCGTTCCTGCGGGGACGAACTTGATGATCGGCGGGCCACCGATGACCGGGAAGCTGTCGCTCGCGCTCTCGCTCGTGGAGAGCGGGTGCCGGCGCGAGGAGGGTGCGCTCGTCGTGTCGACGCGCGACGGCGCGAACCGCCTGCTGTCGCGCTCGGAGCCGCTGGCGAACGCGGTCTCGGAGGGGCGGGCGGGCGTCGTGGACTGCGTGACGCGCGAGCGCGGCGAGGACGTCCGTGACTCGCAGTGGGTCCGTTATGCGTCCTCGCCGGGGGACGTGACGGAAATCGGGATTCGGATGGCCGGGGTGTTTCAGGCGCTCGACGAGCACGACGTCGAGCGCGTGCGCTCGGGGCTGGTGTCGATTCCGACGATGCTGATGTACACGGAGCCTCGGCGGGTGTTCCGCTTCCTCCACGTCTACACGGGCCGCGTCCAGTCGGCGGGGATGCTCGGCGTCTCGCTCACGGAACTCGGCGATCAGGAGACGTTCGAGCGCTTCGCGCCGCTCTTCGACGGGATGGTACAGACGCGCCTGAACGACGCGGACGAGCGCGAACTCCGCGTGGTCGGTGTCGAGTCGTCGCCGACGGCGTGGGTGCCGTACTAA
- the mobA gene encoding molybdenum cofactor guanylyltransferase, with translation MHAGVVVAGGRSTRFDGADKAVAELAGTPMIRRVADRIAGPVDELVVNCRADQRERIADALADYPLPVTYALDDRPDEGPLAGLACGLRATDADRAFVVACDVPFVDPAFVRYLFDRAAAHEAAVPKPDEYREALHAVYRPDAAADAAVRALDSGERRAVALLDGLDVVSVTAEEIDVHATTGSFESLNTRTAFDAAVERFEP, from the coding sequence ATGCACGCCGGAGTCGTCGTCGCGGGCGGGCGCTCCACCCGCTTCGACGGCGCGGACAAGGCCGTCGCGGAGCTCGCGGGCACCCCGATGATCCGACGCGTCGCCGACCGCATCGCCGGCCCCGTCGACGAACTCGTCGTGAACTGTCGGGCCGACCAGCGCGAGCGTATCGCGGACGCGCTCGCCGACTATCCCCTCCCCGTGACGTACGCGCTCGACGACCGACCCGACGAGGGCCCGCTCGCCGGACTGGCCTGCGGTCTCCGCGCGACCGACGCCGACCGCGCGTTCGTCGTCGCCTGCGACGTCCCGTTCGTCGACCCCGCGTTCGTCCGCTACCTCTTCGACCGCGCGGCCGCACACGAGGCCGCCGTCCCGAAACCCGACGAGTACCGCGAAGCCCTCCACGCCGTCTATCGACCGGACGCGGCCGCCGACGCGGCAGTGCGCGCGCTCGACAGCGGCGAGCGCCGGGCAGTCGCGCTCCTCGACGGTCTCGACGTCGTCTCCGTCACGGCCGAAGAAATCGATGTGCACGCCACGACCGGGTCGTTCGAGAGCCTGAACACGCGGACGGCGTTCGACGCGGCAGTCGAGCGCTTCGAGCCCTAG
- a CDS encoding NADP-dependent oxidoreductase — MATNRQFVLAQRPDGVPDDEDFDLVETDVPEPGPREVLVRTRYLSVDPYMRDRMREGESYAEPWAVGDALRGAVVGEVVESNHPDYEAGDTVTGNLVWADYAVADGADVVAVETGDLRDSVALGVLGMPGRTAYFGVTDVLDPDPGDTVVVSAAAGAVGSVVGQLAKLNGCRVVGIAGSDAKVEYLTDDLGFDAGINYADADVADALAEAAPRGVDAYFDNVGGDITDAVFAHLNVRASVAVCGQIALYNEEGVTMGPRKLPRLVETRARVEGFLVGDYAPRFEEASERLAQWVQSGDVQFRETVADGLENAPDAFVGLFEGENVGKQVVRVEAEFDGS, encoded by the coding sequence ATGGCGACAAACAGGCAGTTCGTTCTCGCACAGCGCCCCGACGGCGTCCCCGACGACGAGGACTTCGACCTCGTCGAAACCGACGTTCCCGAGCCCGGTCCGCGCGAGGTGCTCGTCCGCACGCGCTACCTCAGCGTCGACCCGTACATGCGCGACCGGATGCGCGAGGGCGAGTCCTACGCGGAACCGTGGGCGGTCGGCGACGCCCTCCGCGGTGCCGTCGTCGGCGAAGTCGTCGAGTCGAACCACCCCGACTACGAGGCGGGCGACACCGTCACCGGCAACCTCGTCTGGGCGGACTACGCCGTCGCCGACGGTGCCGACGTCGTCGCCGTCGAGACCGGTGACCTCCGCGACTCCGTCGCGCTCGGTGTCCTCGGGATGCCGGGCCGAACGGCCTACTTCGGCGTCACGGACGTCCTCGACCCCGACCCCGGCGACACCGTCGTCGTCTCCGCCGCCGCCGGCGCCGTCGGGAGCGTCGTCGGCCAACTCGCGAAACTGAACGGCTGTCGCGTCGTCGGCATCGCCGGCAGCGACGCCAAGGTGGAGTACCTCACGGACGACCTCGGCTTCGACGCCGGCATCAACTACGCGGACGCGGACGTCGCGGACGCGCTCGCCGAGGCCGCCCCGCGAGGCGTCGACGCCTACTTCGACAACGTCGGCGGCGACATCACGGACGCCGTCTTCGCGCACCTGAACGTCCGCGCGAGTGTCGCCGTCTGCGGGCAGATCGCCCTCTACAACGAGGAGGGCGTCACGATGGGCCCGCGAAAACTCCCACGACTCGTCGAGACCCGCGCCCGCGTCGAGGGCTTCCTCGTCGGCGACTACGCCCCGCGCTTCGAGGAGGCGAGCGAGCGCCTCGCACAGTGGGTGCAGTCCGGCGACGTCCAGTTCCGCGAGACCGTCGCGGACGGCCTCGAGAACGCCCCGGACGCCTTCGTCGGCCTCTTCGAAGGCGAGAACGTCGGAAAGCAGGTCGTGCGCGTCGAAGCCGAGTTCGACGGCTCGTAG